In the genome of Neofelis nebulosa isolate mNeoNeb1 chromosome 8, mNeoNeb1.pri, whole genome shotgun sequence, one region contains:
- the PEX26 gene encoding peroxisome assembly protein 26 isoform X2, which translates to MKSDFSTPAAPLRGLGGPLRSSEPVRAAPAPSAAVVLLEEAADLLVVHLDFGAALQTCERALPSLANLDAGTSLEVKCSLCIVGIQALAEMNRWREVLSWVLQYYQVPEKLPPKVLELCVLLYSKMQEPGAVLEVVSAWLQDPDNQDLPEYRALAELHLQRVLLPLGCLSEAEELVVGSSGFSEEQRLDVLQAISKARQQQKHQCLGSEEAQKLNQEGSFSHKFLSLLMLFRRLWDSTVSHFFSLPFKKSLLAALILCLLVVRFDPERG; encoded by the exons ATGAAGAGTGACTTCTCGACACCTGCAGCCCCCCTTAGGGGGCTCGGGGGGCCCCTGAGGAGCAGTGAGCCTGTGCGTGCCGCCCCAGCCCCGTCGGCAGCCGTGGTTCTGCTGGAGGAGGCGGCAGACCTCTTAGTTGTACACCTGGACTTCGGGGCGGCGCTGCAGACCTGTGAACGCGCCTTGCCGAGCTTGGCCAACCTTGATGCGGGCAC CTCCTTGGAGGTGAAGTGCTCCCTGTGTATTGTGGGGATCCAGGCCCTGGCAGAAATGAATCGGTGGCGGGAAGTCCTGTCCTGGGTTCTTCAATATTACCAGGTTCCTGAAAAGCTACCCCCCAAAGTCCTGGAGCTATG TGTTCTTTTATACAGCAAAATGCAAGAGCCTGGAGCTGTGCTAGAAGTGGTCAGTGCCTGGCTGCAAGACCCAGACAATCAGGACCTTCCAGAATACAGAGCCTTGGCAGAACTTCACCTACAGCGGGTGCTGCTACCCCTGGGCTGCTTGTCGGAGGCTGAGGAGCTAGTGGTGGGCTCTTCAGGCTTCAGTGAGGAACAGCGGCTGGACGTACTCCAGGCCATTAGTAAGGCAAGGCAGCAGCAGAAACACCAATGCTTGGGCTCTGAGGAGGCCCAGAAGCTGAACCAGGAAG GCTCCTTCTCCCACAAGTTCCTGTCACTACTGATGTTGTTCCGCCGGCTTTGGGATTCTACAGTGAGCCACTTCTTTTCCCTGCCCTTCAAAAAGAGCCTCCTGGCTGCCTTGATCCTCTGCCTCTTGGTGGTAAGGTTTGATCCAG agagagggtga
- the PEX26 gene encoding peroxisome assembly protein 26 isoform X1 has product MKSDFSTPAAPLRGLGGPLRSSEPVRAAPAPSAAVVLLEEAADLLVVHLDFGAALQTCERALPSLANLDAGTSLEVKCSLCIVGIQALAEMNRWREVLSWVLQYYQVPEKLPPKVLELCVLLYSKMQEPGAVLEVVSAWLQDPDNQDLPEYRALAELHLQRVLLPLGCLSEAEELVVGSSGFSEEQRLDVLQAISKARQQQKHQCLGSEEAQKLNQEGSFSHKFLSLLMLFRRLWDSTVSHFFSLPFKKSLLAALILCLLVVRFDPASPSSLPFLCKLSQLFHRIQEAIFSLYRLPIHD; this is encoded by the exons ATGAAGAGTGACTTCTCGACACCTGCAGCCCCCCTTAGGGGGCTCGGGGGGCCCCTGAGGAGCAGTGAGCCTGTGCGTGCCGCCCCAGCCCCGTCGGCAGCCGTGGTTCTGCTGGAGGAGGCGGCAGACCTCTTAGTTGTACACCTGGACTTCGGGGCGGCGCTGCAGACCTGTGAACGCGCCTTGCCGAGCTTGGCCAACCTTGATGCGGGCAC CTCCTTGGAGGTGAAGTGCTCCCTGTGTATTGTGGGGATCCAGGCCCTGGCAGAAATGAATCGGTGGCGGGAAGTCCTGTCCTGGGTTCTTCAATATTACCAGGTTCCTGAAAAGCTACCCCCCAAAGTCCTGGAGCTATG TGTTCTTTTATACAGCAAAATGCAAGAGCCTGGAGCTGTGCTAGAAGTGGTCAGTGCCTGGCTGCAAGACCCAGACAATCAGGACCTTCCAGAATACAGAGCCTTGGCAGAACTTCACCTACAGCGGGTGCTGCTACCCCTGGGCTGCTTGTCGGAGGCTGAGGAGCTAGTGGTGGGCTCTTCAGGCTTCAGTGAGGAACAGCGGCTGGACGTACTCCAGGCCATTAGTAAGGCAAGGCAGCAGCAGAAACACCAATGCTTGGGCTCTGAGGAGGCCCAGAAGCTGAACCAGGAAG GCTCCTTCTCCCACAAGTTCCTGTCACTACTGATGTTGTTCCGCCGGCTTTGGGATTCTACAGTGAGCCACTTCTTTTCCCTGCCCTTCAAAAAGAGCCTCCTGGCTGCCTTGATCCTCTGCCTCTTGGTGGTAAGGTTTGATCCAG CTTCTCCTTCATCCTTGCCCTTCCTCTGCAAGCTGTCTCAGCTCTTCCATCGGATTCAGGAAGCCATATTTTCTCTCTACCGGCTTCCTATCCATGACTGA